The Vanessa atalanta chromosome 2, ilVanAtal1.2, whole genome shotgun sequence genome has a segment encoding these proteins:
- the LOC125074132 gene encoding retinol dehydrogenase 14-like, with protein sequence MVSSYVIYTAVPISVVVALGLIRKWRSRNWAKCVSNTCLRGKTYLITGANSGIGLETAKALVKRKARVIFACRDIDKAKQAIAEIRKEQPTGGELIPMQLDLASFESIEKFVEVVKAGFYKIDVLINNAGVSVPLKQDQKTKEGFEIHIGVNHLGHFYLTNLLIDLLKKASPSRVVIVSSTLHEKGKLDFGDLNLRAEIEEAKKGKSGRHNAGYCNSKLMNIYFARGLAAKLMSEGVDVNACCPGFCYTNLFRNFVRWYHYILMAPVAFFFMRSAKQGAETVVYCASDYSIEGHTGKFYRDCAEYTSKYPFNKEEETKLWEISEEMVEARKPLKN encoded by the exons ATGGTGTCTTCATACGTTATTTACACGGCTGTGCCTATTTCCGTCGTAGTTGCATTAGGATTAATACGTAAGTGGAGATCGAGAAATTGGGCTAAATGTGTGAGCAACACTTGCTTGAGAGGTAAAACTTACCTTATTACTGGAGCAAACAGCGGGATAGGCCTGGAAACAGCCAAAGCTCTTGTGAAGAGGAAGGCGCGAGTTATTTTTGCTTGTAGAGATATCGATAAGGCAAAACAAGCAATCGCTGAAATAAGAAAAGAACAACCCACAGGAGGCGAACtg attCCTATGCAATTAGACCTTGCATCTTTTGAATCAATTGAGAAGTTTGTTGAAGTAGTTAAGGCTGGTTTCTACAAAATAGATGTTCTAATCAACAATGCCGGTGTCTCAGTTCCACTTAAACAGGATCAGAAAACAAAAGAAGGTTTTGAGATACACATAGGCGTTAACCATTTGGGGCATTTCTATCTCAcaaacttacttattgatttattgaaGAAAGCATCACCGAGCAG AGTCGTCATAGTGTCATCAACATTACATGAAAAAGGAAAATTGGACTTTGGTGATTTGAATCTAAGAGCTGAAATTGAAGAGGCAAAGAAAGGAAAGAGTGGCCGTCACAACGCTGGCTATTGTAATTCTAAGCTGATGAACATTTATTTCGCACGTGGTCTGGCTGCCAAGCTGATGAGTGAAGGGGTTGATGTTAATGCATGCTGCCCCGGGTTCTGCTACACTAATTTATTCAG AAATTTCGTAAGATGGTACCATTACATATTGATGGCTCCTGTTGCATTCTTCTTTATGAGGTCAGCTAAACAG ggCGCAGAAACTGTGGTGTACTGTGCAAGCGACTACAGTATCGAAGGCCATACTGGTAAGTTTTATCGAGACTGCGCCGAATACACTTCTAAGTATCCATTCAACAAGGAAGAAGAAACAAAACTTTGGGAGATCAGCGAAGAAATGGTCGAAGCAAGGAAGCCGCTGAAGAATTAA